The Corynebacterium vitaeruminis DSM 20294 genome window below encodes:
- a CDS encoding M13 family metallopeptidase, whose translation MSDLYRFVNGLWLEHHVIPDDRGVDGTFHGLRDSAEELVHEIVKGEPGSRAGALYASFMDTDGVEAAGMSALDPDLDALRFDSPEAFVESLGSLDEVGVSGLLNFWVEKDSASDDAIAYVYQAGLGLPDESYYREAAQAATLAAYEKHVARMLAFLGEERLGVDPAEAAGRIVALETKLAAGHWDVVRSRDAVKTFNPTEFEDLPAIIQAYLAACGLPKQRLVVMMPDFVTHLVSLLGSESLDDFRLWAYWHVLNERAGVLPPEVSKANFDFYGTTLSGATEQRDRWKRAVGLAESYVGEDIGRSFVAKHFPPSSKSDMVELVDYLLKAYHQRISALAWMSPETREKALAKLAKFQAKIGYPDAWRDYDDLAFSPKGADLADNARKGAAYVHGYELGKIGKPADRAEWVTTPQTVNAFYNPVVNDITFPAAILRPPFYDPQADAAENFGAIGAVIGHEIGHGFDDQGSQYDGDGNLNSWWTDADREAFTALTSKLVGQFSGLVPQVLKESGAETTGVNGEFTLGENIGDLGGLGIAVVAYRNYLADRGLDFDSAPVLPFAAEEADPELARHEYTGLQRLFLAWARVWRTKIRPEMASQYLVIDPHSPAEFRCNVIAGNVAEFYEAFEVDANAAMWIEPSERVTIW comes from the coding sequence ATTAGTGATCTTTACCGCTTTGTCAACGGCCTCTGGCTGGAGCACCACGTCATCCCCGACGACCGCGGCGTCGACGGCACCTTCCACGGGCTGCGCGACTCCGCCGAGGAGCTCGTGCACGAGATCGTCAAGGGCGAGCCCGGCTCCCGCGCGGGCGCGCTGTATGCCTCCTTCATGGACACCGACGGCGTGGAGGCCGCGGGCATGTCCGCGCTCGACCCGGACCTCGACGCGCTGCGCTTCGACAGCCCCGAGGCCTTCGTCGAGTCCCTGGGAAGCCTCGACGAGGTCGGCGTCTCGGGGCTGCTCAACTTTTGGGTGGAGAAGGACTCCGCCAGCGACGACGCTATCGCCTACGTCTACCAGGCGGGCCTGGGGCTTCCCGACGAGTCCTACTACCGCGAGGCCGCGCAGGCCGCCACGCTCGCCGCCTACGAGAAGCACGTGGCCCGGATGCTCGCCTTCCTTGGCGAGGAGCGCTTGGGCGTGGACCCCGCCGAGGCCGCCGGTCGCATCGTCGCGCTGGAGACGAAGCTCGCAGCCGGCCACTGGGACGTCGTGCGCAGCCGCGATGCGGTGAAGACCTTCAACCCCACCGAGTTCGAGGACCTGCCCGCGATCATCCAGGCCTACCTCGCCGCCTGCGGCCTGCCGAAGCAGCGGCTCGTGGTCATGATGCCCGACTTCGTCACCCACCTCGTCTCACTGCTGGGTTCGGAGTCGCTCGACGATTTCCGCCTGTGGGCCTACTGGCACGTGCTCAACGAGCGCGCGGGCGTGCTACCGCCGGAGGTGTCCAAGGCGAACTTCGACTTCTACGGCACCACCCTGTCCGGCGCCACCGAGCAGCGCGACCGGTGGAAGCGCGCGGTGGGGCTGGCGGAGAGCTACGTCGGGGAGGACATCGGGCGTAGCTTCGTCGCCAAGCACTTCCCGCCGTCGTCCAAGTCGGACATGGTCGAGTTAGTCGACTACCTGCTCAAGGCGTACCACCAGCGCATCTCCGCGCTCGCGTGGATGAGCCCGGAGACCCGCGAGAAGGCCCTGGCCAAGCTGGCGAAGTTCCAGGCCAAGATCGGCTACCCCGACGCCTGGCGCGACTACGACGACCTCGCGTTTAGCCCGAAGGGCGCGGACCTCGCGGACAACGCCCGCAAGGGCGCGGCCTACGTGCACGGCTACGAGCTGGGCAAGATCGGCAAGCCCGCGGACCGCGCCGAGTGGGTGACCACCCCGCAGACCGTCAACGCCTTCTACAACCCGGTGGTCAACGACATCACCTTCCCCGCCGCCATCCTGCGCCCGCCGTTCTACGACCCGCAGGCCGACGCCGCGGAGAACTTCGGCGCCATCGGCGCGGTCATCGGCCACGAGATCGGCCACGGCTTCGACGACCAGGGCTCGCAGTACGACGGCGACGGCAACCTCAACTCCTGGTGGACCGACGCCGACCGCGAGGCGTTCACCGCGCTGACCTCGAAGCTCGTGGGCCAGTTCAGCGGGCTGGTGCCGCAGGTGCTCAAGGAGTCCGGCGCGGAGACCACCGGCGTCAACGGCGAGTTCACCCTGGGCGAGAACATCGGCGACCTGGGCGGGCTCGGCATCGCGGTGGTCGCCTACCGCAACTACCTGGCCGACCGCGGGCTGGACTTCGACTCCGCGCCCGTCCTGCCGTTTGCCGCCGAGGAGGCCGACCCGGAGCTGGCGCGCCACGAGTACACCGGCCTGCAGCGGCTCTTCCTCGCGTGGGCGCGCGTGTGGCGAACGAAGATCCGCCCGGAGATGGCCAGCCAGTACCTGGTCATCGACCCGCACTCGCCGGCGGAGTTCCGCTGCAACGTCATCGCCGGCAACGTCGCGGAGTTCTACGAGGCCTTCGAGGTCGACGCGAACGCCGCGATGTGGATCGAGCCGAGCGAGCGCGTGACCATCTGGTAG
- a CDS encoding ammonium transporter: protein MEAADIAWILTAIALVTLMFPGLSFLYGGMLGQGQVLNMTMMVMGSLSVTAIAYVAIGHGLVLGNSVGGLGIIGNPSGYIGFSSFMQDDGSGGALWGAFYFLFAAISLGLVASGAAGRMRYGAWLIFGAIWLILVYAPMAHWVFAVSDEETGLVGGWMRNVIHLHDFAGGTAVHMNAGASGLALALVLGPRKSGLGRPHNLPLMMVGIGMLMAGWLGFNGGTAGGASFLASYVVLTSLLALSGGALGFVVIEHLLTKKPTMLGFGTGIIAGLVGITPAADAVSPIQAVIVGFLAAAVAAWAISWKKRHRIDDSLDVFAVHGMAGVAGALFVMLFGNEQAPAGVAGVLRGGDINLLWHEPLAIIVTLGYCFGMSWLIATCMSKVMKIRITEEDEANTIDLSIHAETAYDMRGFGPKQLSFAPEQPASPSGPGPKAPLAPSEATVRS from the coding sequence TTGGAAGCAGCAGATATTGCATGGATCCTGACTGCCATAGCCCTCGTTACCCTCATGTTCCCCGGGCTGTCCTTCCTGTACGGGGGCATGCTGGGGCAGGGCCAGGTGCTCAACATGACCATGATGGTGATGGGATCGCTCTCGGTCACGGCCATCGCCTACGTCGCCATCGGGCACGGCCTGGTACTCGGCAATTCCGTCGGCGGCCTCGGCATCATCGGTAACCCGAGCGGCTACATCGGGTTCAGCTCGTTCATGCAGGACGACGGCTCGGGCGGGGCCCTGTGGGGCGCGTTCTACTTCCTGTTCGCGGCCATCTCGCTGGGGCTCGTGGCCTCCGGCGCCGCCGGCCGCATGCGCTACGGCGCGTGGCTCATCTTCGGCGCCATCTGGCTCATCCTGGTGTATGCGCCGATGGCCCACTGGGTGTTCGCGGTCTCGGACGAGGAGACCGGGCTGGTCGGCGGCTGGATGCGCAACGTCATCCACCTCCACGACTTCGCTGGCGGCACCGCCGTGCACATGAACGCCGGAGCCTCCGGGCTGGCGCTCGCCCTCGTGCTCGGGCCCCGCAAGTCGGGGCTGGGGCGCCCGCACAACCTCCCGCTCATGATGGTCGGCATCGGCATGCTCATGGCAGGCTGGCTCGGCTTCAACGGCGGCACCGCCGGCGGGGCAAGCTTCCTGGCCTCCTACGTGGTGCTCACCAGCCTGCTGGCGCTGTCCGGCGGCGCGCTCGGCTTCGTCGTCATCGAGCACCTGCTCACCAAGAAGCCGACGATGCTGGGCTTCGGCACCGGCATCATCGCAGGCCTGGTCGGCATCACGCCCGCCGCCGACGCGGTGAGCCCGATCCAGGCGGTCATCGTGGGCTTCCTCGCAGCCGCCGTCGCCGCCTGGGCGATCTCATGGAAGAAGCGCCACCGCATCGACGATTCCCTCGACGTCTTCGCGGTGCACGGCATGGCGGGTGTGGCAGGCGCGCTGTTCGTGATGCTCTTCGGCAACGAGCAGGCACCCGCGGGAGTCGCGGGCGTGCTCCGCGGCGGAGACATCAACCTGCTGTGGCACGAGCCGCTGGCGATCATCGTCACCCTCGGGTACTGCTTCGGCATGAGCTGGCTCATCGCCACCTGCATGAGCAAGGTGATGAAGATCCGGATCACCGAGGAGGACGAGGCGAACACCATCGACCTTTCCATCCACGCGGAGACCGCCTACGACATGCGCGGCTTCGGTCCGAAGCAGCTCAGTTTCGCCCCCGAACAGCCGGCCTCCCCCTCGGGGCCGGGTCCCAAGGCGCCGCTCGCCCCGAGCGAAGCCACCGTCCGCTCTTAG
- the efeO gene encoding iron uptake system protein EfeO gives MNRSLRRLATLTVLTTGTISLAACADKVDEAQATSFTVAAKDDACEVSGDTATTGSSTFEVTNSGAKTTEFYVYTSGGRVIGEVENIGPGATRKLVVQITDPGDYTLTCKPGMVGEGYSQKLTVTGEAIQADEDQVLAEAVSGYTAYVRSQATTLSQLVGEFDAAIQSGNLEEAKRLYPLARTPYERIEPVAESFPNDLDPRIDLREADLEEGDTWTGFHKIEKQLWADGAITDTTKADSTQLVTDIAELVDGVNASDYTLTAVQIASGSQGLLDEIATGKITGEEDIFSHTDLYDFQANLDGSKAAIASLEKALTERDESLLSDINADFQKVQDLLDGYREGDGFVSYDTVTEAQRKELSDALDVLTTKVSQVQEVVAK, from the coding sequence ATGAACCGTTCCCTTCGCCGCCTGGCCACCCTCACCGTCCTGACCACCGGCACCATCTCGCTCGCCGCGTGCGCCGACAAGGTCGACGAGGCCCAGGCCACCAGCTTCACCGTCGCCGCGAAGGACGACGCCTGCGAGGTCTCCGGGGACACCGCCACCACCGGCTCCTCCACCTTCGAGGTGACCAACTCCGGCGCGAAGACCACGGAGTTCTACGTCTACACCTCCGGCGGCCGCGTCATCGGCGAGGTCGAGAACATCGGGCCTGGTGCCACCCGCAAGCTGGTCGTGCAGATCACCGACCCGGGCGACTACACGCTGACCTGCAAGCCGGGCATGGTCGGCGAGGGCTACTCCCAGAAGCTCACCGTCACCGGCGAGGCCATCCAGGCCGACGAGGACCAAGTGCTCGCCGAGGCCGTGAGCGGCTACACCGCCTACGTCCGCTCCCAGGCGACCACCCTGTCCCAGCTGGTCGGCGAGTTCGACGCCGCGATCCAGTCCGGCAACCTCGAGGAGGCCAAGCGCCTCTACCCGCTCGCGCGCACCCCCTACGAGCGCATCGAGCCGGTCGCCGAGTCCTTCCCCAACGACCTCGACCCGCGCATCGACCTGCGCGAAGCCGACCTGGAGGAGGGCGACACCTGGACCGGCTTCCACAAGATCGAGAAGCAGCTGTGGGCCGACGGCGCCATCACCGACACCACCAAGGCAGACTCCACCCAGCTGGTCACCGACATCGCGGAGCTGGTCGACGGCGTCAACGCCAGCGACTACACGCTCACCGCCGTCCAGATCGCCTCCGGCTCCCAGGGCCTGCTCGACGAGATCGCCACCGGCAAGATCACCGGCGAGGAGGACATCTTCTCCCACACCGACCTCTACGACTTCCAGGCCAACCTGGACGGCTCGAAGGCCGCCATCGCCTCGCTGGAGAAGGCGCTCACCGAGCGCGACGAGTCCCTGCTCAGCGACATCAACGCCGACTTCCAGAAGGTCCAGGACCTGCTGGACGGCTACCGCGAGGGCGACGGCTTCGTCTCCTACGACACGGTCACCGAGGCGCAGCGCAAGGAGCTTTCCGACGCCCTCGACGTGCTCACCACGAAGGTCTCCCAGGTGCAGGAGGTCGTGGCGAAGTGA
- a CDS encoding tyramine oxidase subunit B, with the protein MTTSTAIDFLYLSEPDMIAAGVTDIARCIDVMEETLVLLADGDYRMAGQNGNSHGAMIGFPAEPKFESMPKDGPDRRFMAMPAYLGGRFRGAGVKWYGSNAENRKEGLPRSIHTFVLNDTDTGAPKAIMSANLLSAYRTGAVPGVGVKLFAKEDAKVVGVVGPGVMARTLLEATLALRPGIETIKVKGRSEGSTQAFVDYVKEKFPSVKEVYKVDSVEEASTDADIIIAATTTDAAGSEAFPYFKKEFLKPGALLLLPAAARFDDDFILSGDARLVLDYQGLYDAWAEEYGTEAYQLLGIPGTHFHDLMREGKLDPSKLEQIGDISAGRIPGRTSEDEIVLYSVGGMPVEDVAWATEVYDSAREKGIGVTLPLWETPAMA; encoded by the coding sequence ATGACCACCAGCACCGCCATCGACTTCCTGTACCTGTCTGAGCCGGACATGATCGCCGCCGGCGTTACCGACATCGCACGATGCATCGACGTCATGGAGGAGACCCTGGTTCTCCTCGCCGACGGCGACTACCGCATGGCCGGGCAGAACGGAAACTCGCACGGCGCCATGATCGGCTTCCCCGCCGAGCCGAAGTTCGAGTCGATGCCGAAGGACGGCCCCGACCGCCGATTCATGGCGATGCCCGCCTACCTCGGCGGACGCTTCCGCGGCGCTGGCGTGAAGTGGTACGGCTCCAACGCGGAGAACCGCAAGGAAGGCCTGCCGCGCTCCATCCACACCTTCGTGCTCAATGACACCGACACCGGCGCCCCGAAGGCGATTATGTCCGCCAACCTGCTCTCGGCCTACCGCACCGGCGCGGTGCCCGGCGTGGGAGTGAAGCTCTTTGCCAAGGAGGACGCCAAGGTCGTGGGCGTGGTCGGCCCCGGCGTCATGGCGCGCACCCTGCTCGAGGCGACCCTCGCGCTGCGCCCGGGCATCGAGACGATCAAGGTCAAGGGCCGCTCGGAGGGCTCCACTCAGGCGTTCGTCGACTACGTCAAGGAGAAGTTCCCGAGCGTGAAGGAGGTCTACAAGGTCGACTCCGTCGAGGAGGCCTCCACGGACGCGGACATCATCATCGCAGCGACCACCACCGACGCCGCGGGCTCCGAGGCCTTCCCCTACTTCAAGAAGGAGTTCTTGAAGCCCGGCGCGCTGCTGCTGCTTCCCGCCGCGGCTCGCTTCGACGATGACTTCATCCTCTCCGGCGACGCTCGCCTCGTCCTCGACTACCAGGGCCTCTACGACGCCTGGGCCGAGGAGTACGGCACGGAGGCCTACCAGCTGCTCGGCATCCCGGGCACGCACTTCCACGACCTCATGCGCGAGGGCAAGCTCGACCCGTCGAAGCTGGAGCAGATCGGCGACATCTCGGCTGGCCGCATCCCGGGCCGCACGAGCGAGGACGAGATCGTCCTCTACTCCGTCGGCGGCATGCCGGTCGAGGACGTCGCCTGGGCCACCGAGGTCTACGACAGCGCCCGCGAGAAGGGCATCGGCGTTACCCTCCCGCTGTGGGAGACCCCGGCGATGGCCTAG
- a CDS encoding PrsW family intramembrane metalloprotease: protein MDVETVGVDKRKSTPWAMIALWCVLAVALLGSTLFTVPMMLLSGTGFLIGIVFVAAYITAVTALFRLTPMWPRAPKAWYFSSLLWGGALALGAALLVGGSVTSLVAKLGLHDAGASFGGAYPEEIAKATGVAVILFAFPALNRPWHGFVTGGLVGLGFEAVENVLYGVMGGMLDPNSDVVGTLQMWGLRLVVGPGLHAVFTSIAGLGIGLAFFRSGWGLRKRIGVGLGFLFIAFAAHFAWNYSWGGTIWPIVWLVLVALVIYPGFAYAWWRCRKEAREDAIRGRGAPITSVELL from the coding sequence ATGGACGTGGAAACCGTAGGCGTCGACAAGCGAAAAAGCACGCCGTGGGCCATGATCGCGCTATGGTGCGTGCTTGCTGTGGCGCTGCTTGGCTCGACGCTGTTTACCGTGCCGATGATGCTGTTGTCTGGGACCGGATTCCTCATCGGGATCGTCTTTGTCGCCGCCTACATAACGGCGGTGACGGCGCTGTTCCGGCTCACGCCGATGTGGCCGCGGGCGCCCAAGGCCTGGTATTTTTCCAGCCTGCTGTGGGGAGGCGCGCTCGCGCTGGGAGCGGCGCTGCTCGTCGGCGGCAGCGTGACCTCGCTGGTGGCCAAGCTCGGCCTGCACGACGCTGGCGCCTCGTTCGGCGGGGCCTACCCGGAGGAGATCGCGAAGGCCACGGGCGTGGCCGTCATCCTGTTCGCGTTCCCCGCGCTCAACCGGCCGTGGCACGGGTTCGTCACCGGCGGGCTCGTGGGGCTGGGCTTCGAGGCGGTCGAGAACGTCCTGTACGGCGTCATGGGCGGCATGCTCGATCCGAACAGCGACGTGGTCGGGACGCTGCAGATGTGGGGCCTGCGCCTGGTGGTCGGCCCCGGCCTGCACGCGGTATTCACCTCGATCGCGGGCCTCGGGATCGGTCTGGCGTTTTTCCGCTCGGGTTGGGGTCTGCGCAAGCGGATCGGAGTGGGCCTGGGCTTCCTGTTTATTGCCTTCGCGGCCCACTTCGCGTGGAACTACAGCTGGGGCGGGACGATCTGGCCGATCGTGTGGCTCGTGCTCGTGGCGCTGGTCATCTACCCCGGGTTCGCCTACGCGTGGTGGCGCTGCCGGAAGGAAGCGCGCGAGGACGCGATCCGGGGCCGTGGCGCGCCGATCACGAGCGTGGAACTGCTCTAG
- the efeU gene encoding iron uptake transporter permease EfeU: MFLANFLIGLREGLEASMVVMILVAFLVKSDRRAFLPQVWIGVGAALASTIAAFLVIQFGTKTLTSQGQELVGGIFSLVTVALISFMLLWMREASKKMVADLNSKMGEAVKLGAGAVISVAFIAVIREGIETALLVFDSFTGGSTAVPAAALSLGIAVSVVVAWLMYKGALKVNLGKFFQVTGALLIVVAAGILRYGITDLQEANVLPGLNTLAFDISGVLAPGSTLATVIEGVFNLVPAPSLLSMIGWAIYLVVTLWLFFKPAPATEPEKKPAPVGA, from the coding sequence ATGTTTCTCGCCAACTTCCTCATCGGCCTGCGCGAGGGCCTCGAGGCCTCGATGGTCGTGATGATCCTCGTCGCCTTCCTCGTAAAGTCGGACCGCCGCGCTTTCCTGCCCCAGGTATGGATCGGCGTGGGCGCGGCGCTCGCCTCCACGATCGCCGCCTTCCTCGTCATCCAGTTTGGCACGAAGACGCTGACCAGCCAGGGGCAGGAGCTCGTGGGCGGCATCTTCTCGCTGGTCACGGTGGCGCTCATCAGCTTCATGCTGCTGTGGATGCGCGAGGCGTCGAAGAAGATGGTCGCCGACCTCAACTCCAAGATGGGCGAGGCCGTCAAGCTCGGCGCGGGCGCGGTCATCTCGGTGGCCTTCATCGCGGTCATCCGCGAGGGCATCGAGACCGCCCTGCTCGTCTTCGACTCCTTCACCGGCGGCAGCACCGCCGTCCCGGCCGCCGCCTTGTCGCTGGGCATCGCCGTCTCCGTCGTGGTCGCCTGGCTCATGTACAAGGGCGCGCTCAAGGTGAACCTGGGCAAGTTCTTCCAGGTCACCGGCGCGCTGCTCATCGTCGTCGCCGCGGGCATCCTCCGCTACGGCATCACCGACCTGCAGGAGGCCAACGTGCTTCCGGGGCTCAACACCCTCGCCTTCGACATCTCCGGCGTGCTCGCTCCCGGCTCCACTCTGGCCACCGTCATCGAGGGCGTGTTCAACCTGGTCCCGGCCCCGTCGCTGCTGTCCATGATCGGCTGGGCCATCTACCTGGTGGTCACGCTGTGGCTGTTCTTCAAGCCCGCCCCGGCCACGGAGCCGGAGAAGAAGCCGGCGCCCGTCGGCGCCTAA
- the efeB gene encoding iron uptake transporter deferrochelatase/peroxidase subunit: MISRRTFLTGLGAGVGSLAAGSALSACGTDKAAASDIVEFHGEHQAGITTAQQDRLHFASFDVTTTDREELKKLLQTWTDMARRMTRGETSVDGGMEDVDQAQVPGDTGEAFDLSAKNLTVTVGFGPSLFDDRFGLKDKKPAELNDLPHFSGDVTDAAISGGDLCIQACADDPQVAVHAVRNMARAGVGLVKIRWSQLGFGHASATTRDQQTPRNLFGFKDGTNNIKAEDQDLVDEHIWVSGTDSWHDGGTFLIARRIRMLIENWDRQVLSDQEATFGRKKVSGAPLGRDDEFDDLPLDEYSGTTGPVVPLTAHARLASHQENSGARMLRRAYNFTDGTDGYGHLNAGLFFIAMVASPQKDFIPIQSKLAKSDKLNEYVRYESSSIFAIPPGVADENDFFGSSLFA; encoded by the coding sequence GTGATTTCTCGCCGCACGTTTCTCACCGGCCTCGGCGCGGGCGTTGGCTCGCTCGCGGCCGGTTCGGCGTTGTCCGCCTGTGGCACCGACAAGGCCGCGGCCTCCGACATCGTGGAGTTCCACGGCGAGCACCAGGCCGGCATCACCACCGCCCAGCAGGACCGCCTCCACTTCGCCTCCTTCGACGTCACCACCACCGACCGCGAGGAGCTCAAGAAGCTGCTACAGACCTGGACCGACATGGCCCGCCGCATGACCCGCGGCGAGACCTCGGTCGACGGCGGCATGGAGGACGTCGACCAGGCCCAGGTCCCGGGGGATACCGGCGAGGCCTTCGACCTCTCGGCCAAGAACCTCACCGTCACCGTCGGGTTCGGCCCCTCGCTCTTCGACGACCGCTTCGGGCTCAAGGACAAGAAGCCGGCGGAGCTCAACGACCTGCCGCACTTCTCGGGCGACGTCACCGACGCCGCGATCTCCGGCGGCGACCTGTGCATCCAGGCCTGCGCCGACGACCCGCAGGTGGCGGTCCACGCGGTGCGCAACATGGCCCGCGCGGGCGTGGGGCTAGTGAAGATCCGCTGGTCGCAGCTGGGCTTCGGCCACGCCTCCGCCACCACCCGCGACCAGCAGACCCCGCGCAACCTCTTCGGGTTCAAGGACGGCACGAACAACATCAAGGCCGAGGACCAAGACCTGGTCGACGAGCACATCTGGGTCTCCGGCACCGATTCCTGGCACGACGGCGGCACCTTCCTCATCGCCCGCCGCATCCGCATGCTCATCGAGAACTGGGACCGCCAGGTATTAAGCGACCAGGAGGCCACCTTCGGCCGAAAGAAGGTCTCCGGCGCGCCGCTCGGCCGCGACGACGAGTTCGACGACCTCCCGCTGGACGAGTACTCGGGCACCACCGGCCCCGTCGTCCCGCTCACCGCCCACGCCCGGCTCGCCAGCCACCAGGAAAACAGCGGGGCGCGCATGCTGCGTCGCGCGTACAACTTCACCGACGGCACCGACGGCTACGGGCACCTCAACGCGGGCCTGTTCTTCATCGCGATGGTCGCCTCGCCGCAAAAGGACTTCATCCCCATCCAGTCGAAGCTGGCCAAGTCCGACAAGCTCAACGAGTACGTGCGCTACGAGTCCTCCTCCATCTTCGCTATCCCGCCAGGGGTCGCGGACGAGAACGACTTCTTCGGCAGCAGCCTTTTCGCATAG